The stretch of DNA GACAAAGACGCACACAATGCAGAAGTGATTTGCGAGCACGAGCCGTGTTTGAAACTTCGGGGTGAGACTTCCACGAGGTCGTGCCGAGAGCCGAACCTCCTCTACTCACCCTGCTCGTCGCACTGGTACGAGAGCACCAGACAGCTGTCCTCGCTCTTTGCTTGGAGGTCAGAAAACCTCTCTTTTACTTTGCTGAGGCTAAAATCCTCTTTGAAGAGGGTGTCACTGTAACGGATGAAAAAGGGAGTTGTGTGAATCTGGCAGAATCGGGGACATAGTGTCAACtcgggagggaggaggggcactTACCCCCCAATTATGAGGACATGGTCTTCTACTTCGAAGTGCTTTACTGCAAGTTGCAGGCAGGCGACGGCTCCAAGGCGCCCCTTGGTGGAATAGAGTCAGAGgtataaaagaaacagaaacgtGTGTACAATATGTTGTTGTGATGGTGAAAACGTGCGTTTACATCGTTGCTCGTCGTCCGATCGCTGAGGATCTCGACGTTTGTGAAATGTGACGCCCACTCTTCGAAAGCGGCGAGGTAGACGGCGTTAGTCTGTGGAGAGAAAGTGGGCGCTCGAGTGTTGGAACAGAGTGGGTCAATCATTCTCAGTCCAAGTGTATACCTGCATATTATGGGATGGCCCTGGTCCTTAAGGCAAACAAGTCTGTATTGGCTTAACAAATACATTGGTATGATTACTGCAAAATGTACTAATTCTTATTATTAAATAgaaaaagtactcattatgcagaatagcTTATTTTTAGACATTACATTTTAGTCATTACATATGTTATTATTGACTTAACAAATACATTGGTATGATGACGAAAAATTGaataaaaatagtaataatacttattattattattaaattggaaaaaatactcattatgcagaatggcttCTTTTAGACAATACATTTTAGTCATTACATATGATTTTATTATTGgcttaaataataattagtactatttattttattatattttgcgtaaaaaagtactcattatgcagaatggctaCTTTTAGACATTACATATGATTTTATTATTGGTGCATTATTAGAGGATAATGTAACATGTCACGGTTCTATGCATCATATTTAATGGCCCTCTGAATACAAGTTTACCGACGACGTTCCGTTACTCACGACGACATAAATGCGGTCCACGCAGTCGGAGGCGGTGAGCGCGCGGACCCAGTGGGATATCAGGGCGCACCGTCCCACCGGCAGCAGCGGCTTGGCGGTCCCAGACAGGTGAGCGAACTTCCCGGTGCTGTCGGCCGCCACGTCCCTCTGGAGCCTGGTCCCGTAGCCGGCGGCGAGAATCACCGCTTTCATTTTACACTCGGAACCGGGAGAAACGACGGTTACTCGCTCAGTGTTACCCGGTAATTCACTTCCTTGGCAGGCAGAATGGGGGGAATATAAAGTATTGGGAAACGGCTACAGACGGACCGAGATCGGACTCTACTCTCGCGATAATCAAGTCTGGCTTCGCGAGACGAGATTTTGAAACACGTCCGGTTGCaattctttcaaaataaaaaatagcttTCTCCGGAGATTTTACAGAATAACAACGTTTCGATTAACCACAGGGGCAGGTGTGCGAGATTAACTGTTTTTAGaattaactgtttttttaattaaatgtttttttgtttgcatgcgTGAGGCAGATGTGTCGTCGGAGCGGCCTCTCAGGACCCAAGTCGACTCACtaggaaatacacatttccatCGCTTAGCCTCTCTGTCGCGTTCTTTTTATGGGATATTGTTAAAGACTAAACACGGATGACTTTGCTGTGAAATGCACCACCTGTTCGGGAGGCTGTGGTTGAGACgccgaggacacttagcgaggaccaGAGTGAAGACAACGTAGGTGACTCTGTTGATGCCTGTTCAATATACTactaacttcaataaatacttgacaaaacgCTCTTGTTGTGAGTCTGATATGTATGTCATACTTCGTTATCTGACGTCAAGTCGATTTGAGAGCAGTTTCCTCTTCATACAGTGTGCAAATAAAACAGGGACAAGATATgttgtgtccttttttaatttgatttggaGGACTTCAATTGCAGTTCTGTCCCCAAGTAATAGTTACAGAGACTGCTTTCTGCTCTCTGGCCACACGGGGGCAGGGTTGAGCCCGTAACGCTCGATAGATGAGGACTAATTGGTTAAGTTTGTGCAACTTGGTTGAAAAGGTGCGCTCACCTTTTTACTCATGCAGCGAAACGCCGTCGGCGAGGAAAACATCGCCGGTgcgcttttctttctccaaataagagcaaaagaaacaaatattctGTGCATGTAAACGTATGTATTGTTACATCATGTTTGGGAataaaggaacagtttgacatt from Cyclopterus lumpus isolate fCycLum1 chromosome 21, fCycLum1.pri, whole genome shotgun sequence encodes:
- the LOC117750227 gene encoding glucose-1-phosphate adenylyltransferase large subunit 3, chloroplastic/amyloplastic-like isoform X2, with protein sequence MKAVILAAGYGTRLQRDVAADSTGKFAHLSGTAKPLLPVGRCALISHWVRALTASDCVDRIYVVVSNGTSSTNAVYLAAFEEWASHFTNVEILSDRTTSNDGRLGAVACLQLAVKHFEVEDHVLIIGGDTLFKEDFSLSKVKERFSDLQAKSEDSCLVLSYQCDEQDTRKYGILEVDGDLRVLCMKEKPLPTETKSRRACPCFYVFSKKSLPLLDTFLEEKKEAPIDEKDAPGNFVSWLIPREPVYIHQISGRFDVGNLPSYIECDLYFREKLQDAGSYMV
- the LOC117750227 gene encoding glucose-1-phosphate adenylyltransferase large subunit 3, chloroplastic/amyloplastic-like isoform X1; this translates as MKAVILAAGYGTRLQRDVAADSTGKFAHLSGTAKPLLPVGRCALISHWVRALTASDCVDRIYVVVSNGTSSTNAVYLAAFEEWASHFTNVEILSDRTTSNDGRLGAVACLQLAVKHFEVEDHVLIIGGDTLFKEDFSLSKVKERFSDLQAKSEDSCLVLSYQCDEQDTRKYGILEVDGDLRVLCMKEKPLPTETKSRRACPCFYVFSKKSLPLLDTFLEEKKEAPIDEKDAPGNFVSWLIPSFFTFREPVYIHQISGRFDVGNLPSYIECDLYFREKLQDAGSYMV
- the LOC117750227 gene encoding glucose-1-phosphate adenylyltransferase large subunit 2, chloroplastic-like isoform X3, translating into MKAVILAAGYGTRLQRDVAADSTGKFAHLSGTAKPLLPVGRCALISHWVRALTASDCVDRIYVVTNAVYLAAFEEWASHFTNVEILSDRTTSNDGRLGAVACLQLAVKHFEVEDHVLIIGGDTLFKEDFSLSKVKERFSDLQAKSEDSCLVLSYQCDEQDTRKYGILEVDGDLRVLCMKEKPLPTETKSRRACPCFYVFSKKSLPLLDTFLEEKKEAPIDEKDAPGNFVSWLIPSFFTFREPVYIHQISGRFDVGNLPSYIECDLYFREKLQDAGSYMV
- the LOC117750227 gene encoding glucose-1-phosphate adenylyltransferase large subunit 2, chloroplastic-like isoform X4, with product MKAVILAAGYGTRLQRDVAADSTGKFAHLSGTAKPLLPVGRCALISHWVRALTASDCVDRIYVVTNAVYLAAFEEWASHFTNVEILSDRTTSNDGRLGAVACLQLAVKHFEVEDHVLIIGGDTLFKEDFSLSKVKERFSDLQAKSEDSCLVLSYQCDEQDTRKYGILEVDGDLRVLCMKEKPLPTETKSRRACPCFYVFSKKSLPLLDTFLEEKKEAPIDEKDAPGNFVSWLIPREPVYIHQISGRFDVGNLPSYIECDLYFREKLQDAGSYMV